A window of the Cystobacter fuscus genome harbors these coding sequences:
- a CDS encoding efflux RND transporter periplasmic adaptor subunit, producing the protein MSELPQRDEKSSPSIQNRPAPGEPTRHRGPPRVWGWWLLGLVVIAAAGTWFFWPQPKDPAANFELARVQRRTVEARVSATGTLSALVTVQVGSQVSGRIQEILVDYNSLVKKGQVIARIDPQLLQAALERTRANLLSARAGLQRARVEAQNARLQADRAKALRAQQFIAQADLDTAEATAQSAQAQVTSAEAALAQAQAAQNEAEVNVRYATIVSPTDGIVISRSVDVGQTVAASLQAPVLFTIAEDLRKMQVDTSVSESDVGRLRDGMAATFTVDAWPGQTFDGVIRQIRNAAQTVQNVVTYDAVIDVQNPEMKLKPGMTANVNIVTARGENVLTVPNAALRFRPPAPPEGARPGGRGGADGQEATAAAPPPAGTKTVYVLRQGRPVRVNVKAGVTDGSYTEVEGELNEGDQVITSLSTAGAATTGTGAAPGSGGGQRPMGGGGGGGFGGGRRGGGPF; encoded by the coding sequence ATGAGTGAGCTGCCACAGCGAGACGAGAAGTCCTCTCCTTCCATCCAGAACCGCCCCGCGCCCGGTGAGCCCACCCGGCACAGGGGTCCGCCCCGAGTCTGGGGCTGGTGGTTGCTGGGGCTCGTGGTCATCGCGGCCGCGGGTACCTGGTTCTTCTGGCCCCAGCCCAAGGATCCCGCCGCCAACTTCGAGCTGGCGCGGGTGCAGCGGCGCACCGTCGAGGCGCGTGTGTCGGCGACCGGTACCCTGTCCGCGCTCGTCACGGTGCAGGTCGGCAGCCAGGTGTCCGGACGCATCCAGGAGATCCTCGTCGACTACAACTCGCTGGTGAAGAAGGGCCAGGTGATCGCCCGCATCGATCCCCAACTGCTCCAGGCGGCCCTGGAGCGCACCCGGGCCAACCTGCTGTCCGCGAGGGCCGGGCTACAGCGCGCCCGCGTGGAGGCGCAGAACGCCAGATTGCAGGCGGATCGGGCCAAGGCGCTGCGCGCCCAGCAGTTCATCGCCCAGGCGGACCTGGACACCGCCGAGGCCACCGCCCAGTCGGCCCAGGCCCAGGTGACGTCTGCCGAGGCGGCGCTCGCGCAGGCCCAGGCGGCGCAGAACGAGGCGGAGGTGAACGTGCGCTACGCCACCATCGTGTCGCCCACGGATGGCATCGTCATCTCGCGCAGCGTGGACGTGGGCCAGACGGTGGCCGCGTCGCTGCAGGCGCCCGTCCTGTTCACCATCGCCGAGGACCTGCGCAAGATGCAGGTGGACACCAGCGTCTCCGAGTCCGACGTGGGCCGGCTGCGCGACGGCATGGCCGCGACCTTCACCGTGGACGCCTGGCCGGGACAGACCTTCGACGGCGTCATCCGGCAGATCCGCAACGCGGCCCAGACGGTGCAGAACGTCGTCACCTACGACGCCGTCATCGACGTGCAGAACCCGGAGATGAAGCTCAAGCCGGGCATGACGGCCAACGTCAACATCGTCACCGCGCGCGGCGAGAACGTGCTCACCGTGCCCAACGCGGCGCTGCGCTTCCGTCCCCCCGCCCCTCCCGAGGGCGCCAGGCCCGGAGGCCGGGGTGGCGCGGACGGCCAGGAGGCCACCGCCGCGGCGCCGCCGCCCGCCGGCACCAAGACGGTGTACGTGCTGCGCCAGGGGCGCCCCGTGCGCGTGAACGTGAAGGCCGGCGTGACGGATGGCTCGTACACGGAGGTCGAGGGCGAGCTGAACGAGGGCGACCAGGTCATCACCTCCCTGAGCACGGCGGGGGCGGCGACCACGGGCACGGGCGCGGCTCCGGGCTCGGGCGGAGGCCAGCGTCCCATGGGAGGGGGAGGGGGCGGCGGCTTCGGTGGCGGCCGGCGTGGCGGTGGTCCCTTCTAG
- a CDS encoding ABC transporter permease → MNILETLMLAVRSLLRSKMRSFLTALGIIIGVGAVIAMVAIGDGARANVQKVFDSMGTNMLIVMPGSSNTGGARGGFGSQPSITWDDLEAIRTQVPSVRAAAPEMRTSAQVFSEDQNWTTSVTGTTPDFFDVRGWSMAQGRKLNEADVEAGAKVAVIGQTVVEKLYGAGFNPVGQVIRIKKTPFTIVGMTARKGQSPMGQDYDDSILVPATTFQRQVQSQSLARYITGVLYVQADASAGTARAQRDLTVLLRERHRITSDEDPNDFDVRDLSEIANSRQQSTETLSLLLASIAAVSLVVGGIGIMNIMLVSVTERTREIGVRVAVGARPRDILLQFLIEALTLSLLGGLIGAAVGLGVARFLASQFQWPLLVRPDVILLALGFSALIGVGFGLYPARKASRLDPIDALRYE, encoded by the coding sequence ATGAACATCCTCGAGACCCTGATGCTCGCGGTGCGCTCGCTCTTGCGCAGCAAGATGCGCTCGTTCCTCACCGCCCTGGGCATCATCATCGGCGTGGGCGCCGTCATCGCCATGGTGGCCATCGGCGATGGCGCCCGGGCCAACGTGCAGAAGGTGTTCGACTCGATGGGCACCAACATGCTCATCGTCATGCCCGGCTCCAGCAACACCGGAGGCGCGCGGGGCGGCTTCGGTAGCCAGCCCTCCATCACCTGGGACGACCTGGAGGCCATCCGCACCCAGGTGCCGAGCGTGCGCGCCGCCGCGCCCGAGATGCGCACGAGCGCCCAGGTCTTCAGCGAGGACCAGAACTGGACGACGAGCGTGACGGGCACCACGCCCGACTTCTTCGACGTGCGCGGGTGGTCCATGGCCCAGGGCCGCAAGCTCAACGAGGCCGACGTGGAGGCGGGCGCCAAGGTGGCCGTCATCGGCCAGACGGTGGTGGAGAAGCTCTATGGCGCGGGCTTCAATCCGGTGGGGCAGGTCATCCGCATCAAGAAGACGCCCTTCACCATCGTGGGCATGACGGCGCGCAAGGGTCAGTCCCCCATGGGGCAGGACTACGACGACAGCATCCTCGTGCCCGCCACCACCTTCCAGCGGCAGGTGCAGTCGCAGAGCCTCGCCCGGTACATCACCGGCGTGCTCTACGTGCAGGCCGACGCGAGCGCCGGCACCGCCCGCGCCCAGCGCGACCTCACCGTGCTCCTGCGCGAGCGCCACCGCATCACCTCCGACGAGGACCCCAACGACTTCGACGTGCGCGACCTGTCGGAGATCGCCAACAGCCGCCAGCAGAGCACCGAGACGCTCAGCCTGCTGCTCGCCTCCATCGCCGCCGTGTCCCTGGTGGTGGGGGGCATCGGCATCATGAACATCATGCTGGTGAGCGTCACCGAGCGCACCCGCGAGATTGGCGTGCGCGTGGCGGTGGGCGCGCGTCCCCGGGACATCCTCCTGCAGTTCCTCATCGAGGCGCTGACGCTGTCGCTGCTCGGAGGATTGATCGGCGCCGCGGTGGGCCTGGGCGTGGCCCGGTTCCTCGCGTCCCAGTTCCAGTGGCCCCTGCTGGTGCGACCCGACGTCATCCTGCTCGCGCTCGGCTTCAGTGCGCTGATCGGCGTGGGCTTTGGCCTCTACCCGGCACGCAAGGCGAGCCGGCTCGACCCTATCGATGCCTTGAGGTACGAGTAA
- a CDS encoding TolC family protein: protein MRSFLPMTALLLAATPVLAQQPPEQQPPQQQPAPAQQRVLTLAEALRTAQERQPQLRQAQASTTAANARVDQNFSSLLPQVSANASYQRSFSSNTNFGTADPTSGIIRREGFNVGATVSQLVWDFGRTTGRWRASQETAAAQKSNEQQTQSDVLANVQTVYFNALAQQVLVQVAEETLQNQQAHLDQVQAQVQVGTRPEIDLVQQRTLVANARLQLIQARNNSATLKAQLNQAMGVEGPTDYAVQEEVIGLVRGEDEPTGTLVDMAFQNRADLAATDHQLLAQEQQLSATRGNFFPSINVSLSANESGPTPAELQWGVTGQVGLSWPLFQGGLTLAQMREQRANISSVQAQRDALRQQVRLEVERAQLAVHAARESVTAADEALANARERLRLAEGRYRAGVGNIIELSDAQLSATNAAVQRVQASYNLATARTELARSLGQQTGPQT from the coding sequence ATGCGTTCCTTCCTCCCGATGACCGCCCTCCTGCTCGCCGCCACCCCGGTGCTGGCCCAGCAGCCGCCAGAGCAACAACCCCCGCAGCAGCAACCGGCGCCGGCCCAGCAGCGCGTGCTCACCCTGGCCGAGGCGCTGCGCACCGCCCAGGAGCGCCAGCCCCAGTTGCGCCAGGCCCAGGCCAGCACCACCGCGGCCAACGCCCGCGTGGATCAGAACTTCTCCTCGCTGCTGCCCCAGGTGAGCGCCAACGCCTCCTACCAGCGCTCCTTCTCCAGCAACACGAACTTCGGCACCGCGGACCCCACCTCCGGCATCATCCGCCGCGAGGGCTTCAACGTGGGCGCCACCGTCAGCCAGCTCGTCTGGGACTTCGGCCGCACCACGGGCCGCTGGCGCGCCTCCCAGGAGACCGCCGCCGCCCAGAAGAGCAACGAGCAGCAGACCCAGAGCGACGTGCTGGCCAACGTGCAGACCGTCTACTTCAACGCGCTCGCCCAGCAGGTGCTCGTGCAGGTCGCGGAGGAGACGCTGCAAAACCAGCAGGCGCACCTGGACCAGGTCCAGGCCCAGGTGCAGGTCGGCACCCGGCCGGAGATCGATCTGGTCCAGCAGCGCACCCTGGTGGCCAACGCCAGACTCCAGCTCATCCAGGCGCGCAACAACTCCGCCACGCTCAAGGCCCAGCTCAACCAGGCCATGGGCGTGGAGGGCCCCACCGACTACGCCGTGCAGGAAGAAGTCATCGGACTGGTGCGGGGCGAGGACGAGCCCACGGGCACCCTGGTGGACATGGCCTTCCAGAACCGCGCGGACCTGGCCGCCACCGACCACCAGTTGCTCGCCCAGGAGCAGCAGCTGTCCGCCACCCGGGGCAACTTCTTCCCGAGCATCAACGTCTCGCTGTCGGCGAACGAGTCGGGGCCCACCCCGGCCGAGCTGCAGTGGGGTGTCACCGGACAGGTGGGCCTGAGCTGGCCCCTCTTCCAGGGCGGCCTCACGCTCGCCCAGATGCGCGAGCAGCGGGCCAACATCTCCAGCGTCCAGGCCCAGCGCGATGCGTTGCGGCAGCAGGTGCGGCTGGAGGTGGAGCGTGCCCAGCTCGCCGTGCACGCCGCGCGCGAGAGCGTCACCGCCGCGGACGAGGCCCTGGCCAATGCCCGCGAGCGGCTGCGGCTGGCCGAGGGCCGCTACCGCGCGGGCGTCGGCAACATCATCGAGCTGTCCGACGCCCAGCTCTCCGCCACCAACGCCGCCGTCCAGCGCGTCCAGGCCTCCTACAACCTGGCCACCGCGCGCACGGAGCTCGCCCGCTCGCTCGGGCAGCAGACCGGCCCCCAGACATGA
- a CDS encoding sensor histidine kinase, whose translation MSPRRPRFTSRLLLRIYLVGVAQLVLFIVCMTFLQKYVLDAPWKEGVERDMASRVAEWSSSRNDPDALQAALQQMRPGARATVRAPDGRLLGANISPPLEALSPKMLRALEGERVMLYSERPHRVAVAIPETGPMEAYALMQETRPPRPPPPPSRMMVPLFIMLGSLAVTSLFFARTLAVPLQKLAAAARSLGEGNLSTRVGLRRRDELGQVSDAFDEMAERITHLLRSQKELLANVSHELRTPLARIRVALDLANEGDAVLARESLADIAEDLGELERLVDDVLTTARLDLTTTQTPGATPPLRLERVETRALMDKAAARFRASRPEHTLDVRMDSTLPELEADPVLLRRALDNLLDNAGKYSEPHTTVRLSARRTDHGLEVEVADQGIGIDAKDMEQLFTPFFRSDRSRARRTGGVGLGLALARRIVVAHGGSLSLESQPGQGTTARVQLPGAPAA comes from the coding sequence GTGAGCCCCCGGCGGCCTCGTTTCACCAGCCGGCTGCTGCTGCGCATCTACCTGGTGGGCGTCGCGCAACTGGTGCTCTTCATCGTGTGCATGACGTTCCTGCAGAAGTACGTCCTGGATGCGCCCTGGAAGGAGGGCGTGGAGCGCGACATGGCCAGCCGGGTGGCCGAATGGTCCTCCTCGAGGAACGACCCCGACGCGCTCCAGGCCGCGCTGCAGCAGATGCGCCCGGGAGCCAGGGCGACGGTGCGCGCCCCCGACGGCCGGCTGCTCGGCGCCAACATCTCACCCCCCCTCGAGGCCCTGTCTCCGAAGATGCTCCGCGCGCTCGAGGGGGAGCGGGTGATGCTCTACTCCGAGCGGCCACACCGGGTCGCGGTGGCCATCCCCGAGACGGGTCCGATGGAGGCCTATGCCCTCATGCAGGAGACACGGCCACCGCGGCCGCCCCCACCCCCCAGCCGCATGATGGTGCCCCTCTTCATCATGCTGGGCAGCCTGGCCGTCACCTCGCTCTTCTTCGCCCGGACCCTGGCGGTGCCCCTGCAAAAGCTGGCGGCCGCGGCGCGCTCGCTCGGCGAGGGCAACCTGAGCACGCGCGTGGGCCTGCGCCGCCGCGACGAGCTGGGACAGGTGTCCGATGCGTTCGACGAGATGGCCGAGCGCATCACCCACCTCTTGCGCTCGCAGAAGGAGCTGCTCGCCAACGTGTCGCACGAGCTGCGCACGCCCCTGGCCCGCATCCGCGTGGCGTTGGACCTGGCCAACGAGGGCGACGCCGTGCTCGCGCGCGAGTCGCTCGCGGACATCGCCGAGGATCTGGGTGAGTTGGAGCGGCTGGTGGACGACGTGCTCACCACGGCCCGGTTGGATCTCACCACCACGCAGACTCCGGGAGCCACCCCGCCCCTGCGCCTGGAGCGCGTGGAGACGCGCGCCCTGATGGACAAGGCCGCCGCGCGCTTCCGCGCCTCCCGGCCCGAGCACACACTGGACGTGAGGATGGATTCCACGCTGCCCGAGCTGGAGGCGGATCCAGTGCTGCTGCGCCGGGCCCTGGACAACCTGCTCGACAACGCGGGCAAGTACTCCGAGCCCCACACCACGGTGCGCCTGAGTGCCCGACGCACGGACCATGGCCTGGAGGTGGAGGTCGCCGACCAGGGCATCGGCATCGACGCCAAGGACATGGAGCAGCTCTTCACGCCCTTCTTCCGAAGCGACCGGAGCCGGGCGCGGCGGACCGGCGGCGTGGGGCTGGGACTCGCCCTGGCGCGCCGCATCGTCGTCGCCCATGGCGGCTCGTTGAGCCTGGAAAGCCAGCCGGGTCAAGGAACAACGGCCCGGGTCCAGCTTCCCGGAGCCCCCGCCGCATAG
- a CDS encoding ABC transporter ATP-binding protein, whose product MNGTQEQQPLIALRGVKKIYRTGDVEVAALKHVDFTVNHGEFVAIMGSSGSGKSTLMNILGCLDRPTEGEYLLEGQDVARLDRNDLALVRNRTLGFVFQSFNLLARTSALENVELPLLYAGVPARERHERAREALERVGLGARLDHHPRQLSGGQQQRVAIARALVSRPRVILADEPTGNLDSRTSIEVMALFQELRQEGMTLVLVTHEPDIAGYAGRVVVVRDGLIRSDQRQTPVAAHVPPVEEAAS is encoded by the coding sequence ATGAACGGCACTCAAGAACAACAGCCTCTCATCGCGCTCCGGGGCGTGAAGAAGATCTACCGCACGGGCGACGTGGAGGTGGCGGCGCTCAAGCACGTGGACTTCACGGTGAACCACGGCGAGTTCGTGGCCATCATGGGCTCGAGCGGCTCGGGCAAGTCCACGCTGATGAACATCCTGGGCTGCCTGGACCGGCCCACCGAGGGCGAGTACCTGCTCGAGGGCCAGGACGTGGCGCGCCTGGACCGCAATGACCTGGCGCTCGTGCGCAACCGCACCCTGGGCTTCGTCTTCCAGAGCTTCAACCTGCTGGCGCGCACGAGCGCCCTGGAGAACGTGGAGCTGCCCCTGCTCTACGCCGGGGTGCCCGCGCGCGAACGGCACGAGCGGGCACGCGAGGCGCTCGAGCGCGTGGGCCTGGGCGCGCGCCTGGACCACCACCCCCGCCAGCTCTCCGGCGGTCAGCAGCAGCGCGTGGCGATCGCCCGGGCCCTGGTGAGCCGGCCGCGCGTCATCCTCGCCGACGAGCCCACGGGCAACCTGGACTCGCGCACCAGCATCGAGGTGATGGCGCTCTTCCAGGAGCTGCGACAGGAAGGCATGACACTCGTGCTGGTGACGCACGAGCCGGACATCGCCGGCTACGCCGGACGCGTGGTGGTGGTACGCGACGGCCTCATCCGCTCGGACCAACGGCAGACGCCCGTGGCCGCGCACGTGCCCCCCGTGGAGGAGGCCGCTTCATGA